ACGAATCCCCCGGACTCTGGACATTCCTTTTTTCCCTGGGCAGTATCATTTTGACATTTTCCCAGGCGCTGCTCGCCGTTTTCACCCTCAAGGTCATTTATTATTACGCCTTTTTTCAGTTTCCGGCATCGGCTCTGCCCGGGAACGTCTTTACCCTCGGCCTGACCTTGACCCTGATTTTTTCCTATATCCTTTTTGGCGCCACCTATCTGATCACCAAGACATCGGGAGACAGTGAAAGCCTTTTCTACGCCGTTGCCCGCAAGGCGTCATCCGCTCTCGTCGTGACCGTCGCCTGCGTGATTGTGTTGCTTGGCATTCCACGGCCGCAGCACCCCCTAATCCTTTACACGGCTTTCGGGATCGCTCTGCTTCTGTCTGTCATCCTGTTCCGCTGCCTGACGCATGGAAAGAAAAAACCCCTGTTCTTTCTGGCGGTTTTCTCTTTCATCAGTCTTTCTTTCGCCCTGTTCAGTACCTACCCGGGGTTTATCCCCGCCCTTTCGTCCATTTCGCTGTTTGTTTCTTCTCCCCGCTCCCAGTATGTGATGCTGATAGTCTTTTGCCTCATCCTCCCCGTCATCATCATGTATAATGTGTTTCAGTACCGGGTTTTTCTCGGCGAGGCCCGTAAAAATGCCGGTTCATGAAAGGACTGGCAAGGTACAGCTTTTCCCCGGCATTGAGGCCTTGCAGTCATCCGATATCGATGAGCGTGATTTCAAAGGTCAGATTGCGTCCAGCCAGAGGGTGGTTCCCGTCAATCGTGACGAGATCCCCCTCCATGTCTGTAATACGACCGTCTATTTCGACACCGTCGGCACGGGTGAAGGCCACATCGTTATCGATGCCGATTATCATTCCGTCGGGAAATTCCGATTGGGGGACATGCCATACCAGGGTCTGATCCTTTGCTCCATAGGCGTCAACCGGCTTGATCGTGACCGTTTTGGTTTCACCCGCCTTCATTCCCATAACGGCGTTTTCAAAGCCCCGGATGACCTTGCCTTTCCCAACCGTGAATGCCAGCGGCGCATTGCCGACGTTTGTTTCAAAGACACGGCCGTCCTTCAGTTTTCCCGTGTAGAAAATTTTTACCCGACTGCCTCTCCTCGCCTGTGACATCTCTTTTCTGAGTCCTCCTTCCGGGGTAGGTTGCAACATGACGGCCGATCCGCCGAAGGCGAAAGCCCACCATATGCACTTTCTATATGATGTGACTGTTTATATCAATTAAACCCGCCTGTCCATCATTTCTCCGGCAACCGGGGCGAGACATGGGCGGACAATGAACTTGACATATGTCCGTATTTTTACTATTAATTATTATTCATTTCGTCGATTCAGGAAAGCTCGGTATGGAATCCATGGCCCACAGACGGAGGTGTTTTGAAATTGCCTGCAGAAAAGCCGGCTTGAAGCTGACTCCGCAACGTTTGGGAATCTATCGTGAATTACTCACGGCGCGAGACCATCCAACGGCGGAGGCCTTACATCGGCGGCTGCGCACGACATTGCCGACCCTTTCTCTCGATACCGTTTATCGGACGCTGGCCACCCTGACCCACCATGGCCTGATCAGTCGTCTCGAAACGAAGGAAAGCCTGGCTCGCTTCGAGGCGGTCGTGGAACCTCATCATCACCTGATTTGCTGCCAATGCGGTAAAATTGTGGATTTTCAATGGCCAGCCATGGAAGAGATTTCCCTTCCCGATGAAATCAGAACATGGGGAAGAGTCGATCAAAAGAGCGTCGTTCTTCACGGCATCTGCCAAGCCTGCCTTTCCGAATCCATTTAGATCAAAAAGAAACGTTGCATTATTTGTCGAATAGTATAAATTCTTATTTAGGAAATGTGTGCCGTAACATTACCTCTGGGGAGTAACGGGACCGTTTATCCCCGCGGGGGGAAAAGACATGACATAAACATGACATAAAGGAGGAGGAAACGGATGAAGAAAACAAAAAAATTGACCACCAGGGCCGGGGCGCCCGTGGTAGACAATCAGAACGTACTCACTGCCGGGCCGAGGGGGCCGCAGTTGCTTCAGGATGTCTGGTTCCTGGAGAAACTGGCCCACTTCGACCGTGAACTCATTCCCGAGCGGCGCATGCACGCCAAAGGGTCGGGCGCCTATGGGACTTTTACGGTAACGCACAACATAACCAAGTACACCCGGGCCAGCATTTTTTCCAAAATCGGTAAGAAAACCGATCTTTTCGTGCGTTTTTCCACGGTGGCGGGTGAACGTGGTGCCGCCGACGCGGAACGGGATATCCGAGGCTTTGCCGTCAAGTTTTACACGGACGAGGGGAATTGGGATCTGGTGGGGAACAATACGCCGGTTTTCTTTTTACGCGATCCGCTGAAGTTTCCTGATCTTAACCACGCCGTCAAGCGAGACCCCCGCACAAACCTGCGAAGCGCCCTGAACAACTGGGATTTCTGGAGTTCCCTGCCGGAAGCGCTGCACCAGGTAACCGTCGTCATGAGTGATCGGGGCATTCCCGCCACCTATCGTCACATGCACGGCTTCGGCAGCCATACCTACAGTTTCATCAATGCCAAGAACCAGCGTTTCTGGGTCAAATTCCATATTAAAACACAGCAGGGCATCAAAAACCTGACCGATCAGGAGGCGGAAGCGGCCATCGGCAAGTGTCGGGAAACCCACCAGCGCGATCTGTATGAAAGCATCGAAGGGGGGGATTTTCCCCGCTGGACGTTCTATGTTCAAATCATGCCGGAAAAGGACGCCGCGACGTGTCCCTATCATCCCTTCGATCTGACGAAGGTCTGGTATCATAAGGATTACCCCCTGATCGAGGTCGGCGTTCTGGAGTTGAACCGCAACCCGGAAAACTACTTCGCCGAGGTGGAGCAATCGGCCTTCACCCCGGCCCATGTCGTTCCCGGCATCGGGTTCTCGCCGGACAAGATGCTGCAGGGGCGGCTCTTTTCCTATGGCGATGCACAGCGCTACCGTCTGGGCGTCAACCATCACCAGATTCCGGTCAACGCCCCCCGCTGCCCCTATCACAGTTTCCATCGAGACGGCGCCATGCGGGTTGACGGAAATTACGGCAGCACTTTGGGTTATGAGCCCATCAGCTTTGGCGAATGGCAGGAACGGCCGGACTTCAGAGAGCCGCCGCTTGCTTTGCAAGGGGCTGTGGATCACTGGAATTTCCGGGAGGATGACGATGATTATTACACCCAGCCCGGAAAGCTCTTTCTCCTTATGAATCCGGCGCAGCAGAAGGCGCTTTTCGAGAATACGGCCCGTGCTATGGCCGATGCCCCGGAGGCGGTCAAGCTCAGGCACATCGGCAATTGCATGAAAGCGGAACCGGCTTACGGTATCGGCGTGGCTGAAGCGCTGGCTATCCCACAGAGCAAGATAAGAAAGTGATTAAGCCGTCAAACTGAAATCGGAGGAAAGGACGTGCCGGGGTGTAACGGTGCGTCCTTTTTGTTTGAATGGATGGCGGACCGTTTCAAGACAAGGCTGATTCCGAAGGCCTGTCTCGGTTGTCGGGAGCCAGTATCGCTCTCTTTTGGTCAAATGCCTGCAAAACCATGGGGAAAGGAGACAGAACACGGCGGATTACCCCCTGGGTGAGGGATATGGCCATGCCATAGTTGGTGATGGGAACGTTGGCTTCCCTGGCTTTCCTGATACGCTCGAGCATTTCCCGTCGGTTCAGCATGCAACCCCCACAATGGATCACCAGCCGGTATTTTGTCAGATCCCTCGGATAATCACGTCCGGCAGAAACATCGATTGTCAGATCGCCTCCAACGTATTCCCTGAGCCAGCGGGGAATTTTCACACGACCGATGTCGTCCTGAAGCGGATGATGGGAACAGGCTTCGGCGATCAAAAACCGGTCTTCCGGACGCAGGTTCTCAATAGCGGCGGCGCCTTCGGCCGCCGCGGCGAGATCGCCCTTTTGCCGGGCGAAGAGGATAGAGAAGGTTGTGCAGGGTACCTGATGGGGTACCTCTGACGTCACCCGTCGTATAACCTGGGAATCGCAAACAACCAGATCGGGCAGCCGATTCAGGTTACTCAACATGGCTGCCAGTCGATTTTCCTTTACCACCAGTGCGGCCGCGTCATGGTCCAATGTGTTCCGGATAGTCTGAACTTCCGGGAGAATAAGACGCCCCTTTGGCGCTTCCAGATCGATGGGGGTGATCAGTAGGGCCAGGCCTCCCCGTGGCAGGAGGCCGTCCAGCAGGGACGGGCTGACCGTCGAATTGTCTGGAGCGGCTTCGGCCAGGTATTTTGTGAGCAGGCCAATGGCCCCGTCTCTTCCGGTCTCGTTTTGGGTGGACAGAGGAACCACCCATCCTGTCGATTTTTTCAGTTTTTCCAGAAACGACCGGGCGGGGACGGTCAGGTCTATCTTGTTTATAACGACGATAACGGGGATTTTTTTTTGCCGTGCTTCCTGTAGAACCGCTTCCTCATCATGGGACCATTGGCCCGCTTCCGTGACGAGAAGAATAATATCGGCACGATGAAAAACGGACTCGGTTTTTTGGATCCGCAATGGTCCCAGGGGCGAAGTATCGTCGAGACCGGCTGTGTCGAGAAACAGGACCGGACCGAGGGGAGGCAGTTCCGCCGCCTTTTCGACAATATCGGTCGTTGTGCCCGGTTTGGGGGACGTGATGGCGATATCCTGCCCGAGAATGTAATTCAGAAGGCTCGATTTACCGACATTTGTCCGCCCGAAAATGGCTACATGAAGTCGATTGGCTTTGGGGGTTTTATCCATGAGGAGGTTTTTCCCACGAGACTTGAGGGGTTAGCAGAAAACATCCCGCTTCCCGGATCGTATCCGTTCCAGCATCTTCCCGGATACGCTCCGTTGTTTGCCGGTCATCTGAGATAACACATGTTCAATGAGATTCTCTCCTTCCCGGCGGGTGTTCGGGGTGGCATAGTCCAGCAGATATTCCATAAAAGTGGACAGGGCGTTGGGATCGCAATGTTCCTTGATTTCACCGGGTTTGGCCAGATCCATGAAGTCGGCGCCCGTTCTGCCCAGGCGATAACAGGCCGTACAAAAAGAGGGAATATAACCCAAGGCCGCCACATCCCGGATAACTTCGCCCAGAGGACGATGATCGCCGAGGGAAAATTGCTCGCCCACGGGTTCTTCCACATCCTTGAAATACCCACCCGGATTCGTACGGCTGCCCGCTGAGATTTGCGAAACCCCCAGGGCAAAGGTTTCGCGCCGGATATTCGGCGTCTCCCTTGTTGACATGATGATTCCCGTATAGGGTATCGCTAGACGTAAAATAGCGACAATCTTACGGAAATCGAGGTCCGAGACGGGGTAGGGCGGTTGGGCCGCCATATCGGAACCCATCGCAGGCTCCAGTCTGGGAACGCTGATCGTGTGCGGGCCGACTCCGAATTGCTCTTCCAGATGACGGATATGTTGCATCATGGCGAGGATCTCAAAGCGCCAGTCGAACAGGCCGAACAGAACCCCGATCCCGACATCGTTGATTCCGGCCTCCATCGCCCGGTCCATGGCCGTGATGCGCCAGTCATAATCCCGTTTTTTCCCGCCAAGGTGGACCTTTTTGTAGGTCTCTCCATGGTAAGTTTCCTGAAACAACTGGTAGGTGCCGATCTTGGTATCCCTCAAATCCCTGAATTCCTGCAGTGTCAGGGGGGCGATATTGACGTTGATCCGTCTGATTTCACCCTTCTTGCTTTTGATGCCGTAAATCGTATCGATGGCATGCAGCAAATAGGCGAAGCCCTCATCCGGGTAGGATTCTCCGGCCACCAGGAGGACGCGCTTGTGTCCCTGTTCAACCAGGATCTTGATTTCCCGGGCGATTTCTTCCTGTGTTAAGGCGCGTCTCTGCACCAGGGGGTTTTTCGCCCGAAATGCGCAGTAGGTGCATTCGTTCTTACAGAAGTTCGATATGTACAGCGGCGCGAAGATAACCAGGCGCTGGCCGTAAATGGTTTCCTCGACGTACCTTGCCGTTGAGAACAGTTCTCCCAGCAGTTCCGGGTCACTCACGGCGACCAGGGTGGCGACATCTTCCATCGACAGTCCCTGGAGCTCTTTTGATTTGTGCAGCACCTCCCGAACCATTGTGGCGTCACCGGAGATTTTTTTGGCCAAAATATCGTTGATTTCCGTTTCCTGAATAAAAAATCCTCTGCCTTTTTCTGTTTTTGCCATGTTTCTTGTCCTGATGAATCATAAAAATGTTTTTGCCAATCGCCGGACATTGAGTAGCAATAAACAGCCAAAATTGGAATGGCTTTTTATAAGGCATATAAAGCATTTGACAGGTCACGGGAAATATGGCAGGAGCCGGCAGGATGCCGTCACAGAAAACCTCTTGCCGATTTGCCGATGCAGATGTTGTCTCTGTGTTGTTCGGCTAGTCCGACTTGAGAAACGCGTCGCCGTTACAGTGTGCCCCATGTCTCGTCTTGTCCTGGAGAAAATAATTCAAAGCCTGTTTGCCGGTCGGGAGGTTCAGACGGACGAACTGGTCCATGTTTTGTCGGCCGGTGATCCGGGCGTTGTTTCTGGGATGCATACGGCAGCGGATCAAAAGCGTCTGGATATGACGGGTGATGCCGTTCTCTTGCGTGGAATCATCGAAATATCGAATATTTGTA
The DNA window shown above is from Deltaproteobacteria bacterium and carries:
- a CDS encoding catalase produces the protein MKKTKKLTTRAGAPVVDNQNVLTAGPRGPQLLQDVWFLEKLAHFDRELIPERRMHAKGSGAYGTFTVTHNITKYTRASIFSKIGKKTDLFVRFSTVAGERGAADAERDIRGFAVKFYTDEGNWDLVGNNTPVFFLRDPLKFPDLNHAVKRDPRTNLRSALNNWDFWSSLPEALHQVTVVMSDRGIPATYRHMHGFGSHTYSFINAKNQRFWVKFHIKTQQGIKNLTDQEAEAAIGKCRETHQRDLYESIEGGDFPRWTFYVQIMPEKDAATCPYHPFDLTKVWYHKDYPLIEVGVLELNRNPENYFAEVEQSAFTPAHVVPGIGFSPDKMLQGRLFSYGDAQRYRLGVNHHQIPVNAPRCPYHSFHRDGAMRVDGNYGSTLGYEPISFGEWQERPDFREPPLALQGAVDHWNFREDDDDYYTQPGKLFLLMNPAQQKALFENTARAMADAPEAVKLRHIGNCMKAEPAYGIGVAEALAIPQSKIRK
- the hydG gene encoding [FeFe] hydrogenase H-cluster radical SAM maturase HydG, which encodes MAKTEKGRGFFIQETEINDILAKKISGDATMVREVLHKSKELQGLSMEDVATLVAVSDPELLGELFSTARYVEETIYGQRLVIFAPLYISNFCKNECTYCAFRAKNPLVQRRALTQEEIAREIKILVEQGHKRVLLVAGESYPDEGFAYLLHAIDTIYGIKSKKGEIRRINVNIAPLTLQEFRDLRDTKIGTYQLFQETYHGETYKKVHLGGKKRDYDWRITAMDRAMEAGINDVGIGVLFGLFDWRFEILAMMQHIRHLEEQFGVGPHTISVPRLEPAMGSDMAAQPPYPVSDLDFRKIVAILRLAIPYTGIIMSTRETPNIRRETFALGVSQISAGSRTNPGGYFKDVEEPVGEQFSLGDHRPLGEVIRDVAALGYIPSFCTACYRLGRTGADFMDLAKPGEIKEHCDPNALSTFMEYLLDYATPNTRREGENLIEHVLSQMTGKQRSVSGKMLERIRSGKRDVFC
- a CDS encoding peptidylprolyl isomerase, producing MSQARRGSRVKIFYTGKLKDGRVFETNVGNAPLAFTVGKGKVIRGFENAVMGMKAGETKTVTIKPVDAYGAKDQTLVWHVPQSEFPDGMIIGIDNDVAFTRADGVEIDGRITDMEGDLVTIDGNHPLAGRNLTFEITLIDIG
- a CDS encoding transcriptional repressor codes for the protein MESMAHRRRCFEIACRKAGLKLTPQRLGIYRELLTARDHPTAEALHRRLRTTLPTLSLDTVYRTLATLTHHGLISRLETKESLARFEAVVEPHHHLICCQCGKIVDFQWPAMEEISLPDEIRTWGRVDQKSVVLHGICQACLSESI
- the hydF gene encoding [FeFe] hydrogenase H-cluster maturation GTPase HydF yields the protein MDKTPKANRLHVAIFGRTNVGKSSLLNYILGQDIAITSPKPGTTTDIVEKAAELPPLGPVLFLDTAGLDDTSPLGPLRIQKTESVFHRADIILLVTEAGQWSHDEEAVLQEARQKKIPVIVVINKIDLTVPARSFLEKLKKSTGWVVPLSTQNETGRDGAIGLLTKYLAEAAPDNSTVSPSLLDGLLPRGGLALLITPIDLEAPKGRLILPEVQTIRNTLDHDAAALVVKENRLAAMLSNLNRLPDLVVCDSQVIRRVTSEVPHQVPCTTFSILFARQKGDLAAAAEGAAAIENLRPEDRFLIAEACSHHPLQDDIGRVKIPRWLREYVGGDLTIDVSAGRDYPRDLTKYRLVIHCGGCMLNRREMLERIRKAREANVPITNYGMAISLTQGVIRRVLSPFPMVLQAFDQKRAILAPDNRDRPSESALS